One segment of Hyphomicrobiales bacterium DNA contains the following:
- a CDS encoding peptide ABC transporter substrate-binding protein codes for MNMRLFDMKRLAAAGRMSRRDFVQLALAAGITAASANSMFSAALASTPKRGGRLRSGHGHGSTTDNYDPSTYTNFFVQGFINSLANMLTVIEPDGSLAGELAESWSSSPDAKVWTFKLRNGVTFHNGKSLDAEDVIASLNYHRAPDSKSAAKAIVKPITDIKADGKDTVVVTLEDGNADFPFLMSGYHLAIYQAKDGKPDFNSGIGTGGYIVENWEPGVRALLKRNPNYFKPDRAWFDEVEMLTIADVAARVNALSTGAVDVADRVDLKTVHLLKANPAVRIEQTTGTQHYTFAMNTTVAPFDNNDVRMALKLGIDRQEILDKVLFGYGKLGNDHPIATSNRFHASEAELPQRSYDPDRAKYHLKKAGMEQLDVQLSVANAAFAGAVDAGILYKEKAARAGINLDVLREADDGYWSKVWMKKPWSAVYWGGRPTEDWMFTTVYSEGAAWNDTFWSHERFNRLLKEARSMLDEAKRRELYVEMQRIVSNEGGVVLPMFASYVFATSTKIAHGEKLAANWDLDGMRFIERWWFA; via the coding sequence ATGAACATGCGCCTGTTCGACATGAAGCGTCTTGCTGCCGCAGGTCGCATGAGCCGAAGGGACTTCGTCCAGCTCGCACTCGCAGCCGGCATCACCGCAGCCTCGGCCAACAGCATGTTCTCGGCCGCGCTCGCTTCGACGCCAAAGCGCGGCGGCCGGCTCCGGTCTGGCCACGGTCACGGCTCGACCACGGATAATTATGATCCCTCGACCTACACCAACTTCTTCGTGCAGGGCTTCATCAACTCGCTTGCCAACATGCTGACCGTGATCGAGCCCGATGGCTCGCTCGCTGGCGAACTCGCCGAGTCCTGGTCGTCGTCTCCCGACGCAAAGGTCTGGACCTTCAAGCTCCGCAATGGCGTCACCTTCCATAACGGCAAGTCTCTCGATGCGGAGGATGTGATCGCCTCGCTCAACTACCACCGGGCGCCGGATTCGAAATCGGCGGCCAAAGCCATCGTCAAGCCGATCACCGACATCAAGGCCGATGGCAAGGATACGGTCGTCGTCACGCTGGAGGACGGCAACGCCGACTTCCCCTTCCTCATGTCGGGCTATCACCTGGCGATCTACCAGGCCAAGGACGGCAAGCCCGATTTCAACTCCGGCATCGGCACCGGCGGTTACATCGTCGAGAATTGGGAGCCGGGTGTGCGCGCCCTGCTGAAGCGCAATCCCAATTATTTCAAGCCGGATCGCGCCTGGTTCGACGAGGTCGAAATGCTGACGATCGCGGACGTCGCGGCGCGGGTCAACGCCCTTTCCACCGGCGCGGTCGATGTCGCGGACCGCGTGGACCTCAAGACCGTGCACCTGCTGAAGGCCAATCCGGCGGTTCGCATCGAGCAGACGACGGGCACGCAGCACTACACGTTCGCCATGAATACGACGGTCGCGCCATTCGACAACAACGACGTCCGCATGGCCCTGAAGCTGGGCATCGACCGACAGGAAATCCTCGACAAGGTGCTGTTCGGCTACGGCAAGCTCGGCAATGACCACCCGATCGCGACTTCCAACCGTTTCCACGCCAGCGAAGCCGAGCTGCCGCAGCGCAGCTACGACCCCGACCGGGCGAAGTACCACCTGAAGAAGGCCGGGATGGAACAGCTCGATGTGCAGCTCTCGGTGGCGAATGCCGCCTTCGCGGGGGCGGTGGATGCTGGCATCCTCTACAAGGAGAAAGCTGCCAGAGCAGGCATCAACCTCGACGTTCTGCGCGAGGCCGATGACGGCTATTGGTCCAAGGTCTGGATGAAAAAGCCCTGGTCGGCAGTCTACTGGGGCGGTCGTCCGACAGAGGACTGGATGTTCACGACGGTCTACTCGGAAGGTGCCGCATGGAACGATACCTTCTGGTCGCACGAACGCTTCAACCGGCTCCTCAAGGAAGCACGCTCGATGCTCGACGAAGCCAAGCGGCGGGAGCTTTATGTCGAGATGCAGAGGATCGTCAGCAACGAAGGTGGCGTCGTTTTGCCCATGTTCGCGAGCTACGTCTTCGCGACTTCGACGAAAATCGCCCATGGCGAGAAGCTCGCCGCCAACTGGGACCTCGATGGCATGCGCTTCATCGAGCGCTGGTGGTTCGCGTGA
- a CDS encoding thiamine pyrophosphate-binding protein has protein sequence MTGKRRIRGGHLLARALQEKGVEHVFTLAGGFCNPALEGFMECQMRVINCPHEQVAGHLADAHTRITRKPAVCLVGPEGFANAVPAMMEAWGERSPVIFITGSSTLKRRGAGGFKEIDDVSIANPLTKHSSSVTDGERIGEFVDRAWKIATSGYPGPVHLSVPVDIMFSSYDEDAGREERPFIRRASPPPRAWPDPAVLAPLLERIAAARRPILIGGHGVWWSGAEAKLEAAGRLLGIPVFNVPYHQKLLGEESDAYMGLADIHQYQPSRQALEIADVAIMVGGRLDNQMSFGNPPLFPASTELVCVNGSHEELEMNRAADHVLLSDPGAFLDALMGLAAAGAWTLPRSWIETNRAWRDTWVDETLADLKRDTDEAARTGGKIHPLQLSLDVQAAMGASDWLVFDGGNTHFWSEIAVNLAGARGQRLAGILHPGSFSLLGVGVSLALAAKNTHRDANVVLISGDGAFLSGGLSIEAAFQEDLPITVVIDNNGGLDCISQQQERLFASGKHFATDFRDIPFHKMFEGLGGHGELVERREELAPALARAMASGKTACVNVKAKGVISPIVLATTSKRDKASIE, from the coding sequence ATGACCGGCAAGCGACGAATCCGTGGCGGCCATCTGCTCGCCCGCGCCCTCCAGGAGAAGGGCGTCGAGCACGTCTTCACGCTGGCGGGCGGCTTCTGCAATCCCGCGCTGGAGGGCTTCATGGAATGTCAGATGCGGGTGATCAACTGCCCGCACGAGCAGGTCGCGGGGCACTTGGCCGACGCCCACACGCGCATTACGCGCAAGCCCGCCGTCTGCCTCGTCGGACCGGAGGGTTTCGCCAATGCCGTGCCCGCCATGATGGAAGCCTGGGGCGAGCGCTCGCCCGTCATCTTCATCACCGGATCGAGCACCCTGAAGCGGCGCGGTGCCGGCGGCTTCAAGGAGATCGACGACGTTTCGATCGCCAACCCCCTCACCAAGCACAGCAGCAGTGTCACAGATGGCGAGCGGATCGGGGAGTTCGTCGACCGGGCCTGGAAGATCGCAACCAGCGGCTATCCGGGACCTGTGCATCTGAGCGTGCCGGTCGACATCATGTTTTCCTCCTACGACGAGGATGCGGGGCGCGAGGAACGTCCGTTCATCCGCCGCGCATCACCGCCGCCGCGGGCTTGGCCCGATCCGGCGGTGCTGGCACCACTGCTGGAGCGGATCGCCGCGGCTCGGCGACCGATCCTGATCGGTGGGCATGGGGTCTGGTGGTCGGGCGCCGAAGCCAAGCTCGAGGCGGCCGGTCGCCTGCTCGGCATCCCCGTCTTCAACGTGCCCTATCATCAAAAGCTGCTCGGTGAGGAGAGTGACGCCTACATGGGCCTCGCCGACATCCACCAGTACCAGCCATCCAGGCAGGCGCTCGAGATTGCCGACGTTGCGATCATGGTCGGCGGGCGGCTGGACAATCAGATGAGCTTCGGCAATCCACCGCTTTTCCCCGCCTCGACCGAGCTCGTCTGCGTCAATGGCTCGCACGAGGAGCTGGAGATGAACCGGGCAGCCGACCATGTCCTGCTTTCCGACCCGGGAGCTTTTCTCGATGCCCTGATGGGTCTTGCGGCGGCGGGCGCCTGGACGCTGCCCCGCTCCTGGATCGAGACGAACCGTGCCTGGCGCGACACGTGGGTGGATGAGACGCTCGCCGACTTGAAGCGCGACACCGACGAAGCGGCGCGGACCGGCGGAAAAATTCATCCCCTGCAGCTCTCCCTCGACGTGCAGGCCGCCATGGGCGCGAGCGACTGGCTCGTCTTCGACGGCGGCAACACGCATTTCTGGTCCGAGATCGCGGTCAACCTCGCGGGCGCGCGGGGCCAACGGCTCGCCGGCATCCTGCATCCCGGCAGTTTCAGCCTGCTCGGCGTCGGCGTCTCGCTCGCGCTCGCGGCAAAGAACACGCATCGAGACGCGAATGTCGTGCTCATCAGCGGAGACGGTGCCTTCCTTTCGGGCGGCCTCTCGATCGAGGCGGCATTCCAGGAGGACCTGCCGATCACCGTCGTGATCGACAACAATGGCGGGCTCGATTGCATTTCGCAGCAGCAGGAGCGGCTGTTCGCGAGCGGTAAGCACTTTGCGACCGACTTCCGCGACATCCCGTTCCACAAGATGTTCGAGGGCCTCGGTGGCCACGGTGAACTCGTCGAGCGACGCGAGGAACTGGCACCCGCGCTCGCGCGCGCCATGGCGAGTGGCAAGACGGCCTGCGTCAATGTGAAGGCCAAGGGCGTCATCAGCCCGATCGTACTGGCGACGACCAGCAAGCGCGACAAGGCTTCGATCGAATAG
- a CDS encoding alpha-hydroxy-acid oxidizing protein, producing MVFDFIDGAAGTETAASFNRSDLVRLRLQPRVLTSTDRPTLSTHFLGSDWRLPLGIAPMGLCDLAWPGADRLLAAEAGGRGIAHCLSTAASTPLEESRRIAGERAWFQLYVSASAEEGLALADRAAVAGYRTLVFTVDVPRVARRPRDVRNGFGLPFRIGPGQALDLALHPRWTLATIAAGIPRPANFPASGANGFDRNASRTGANWEFLDRLRARWRGMLIVKGVMAVEDARRIRNAGADAVWVSNHGGRQLDSAPSSIAVLPAIRAAVGRDYPLLVDGGIRCGEDIVKALACGANIAMLGRPFLFAIAAGGAGGLCAFLDMLAEEIAITLAQIGRVSVSDIDAEVLAERAPASSRLDLSPPQAEVPNP from the coding sequence ATGGTGTTCGATTTCATCGACGGTGCCGCCGGGACGGAGACGGCTGCTTCTTTCAACCGCAGCGACCTCGTGCGCCTCAGGCTCCAGCCTCGCGTGCTCACGAGCACGGATCGGCCAACCCTTTCGACGCACTTTCTCGGCAGCGACTGGCGCCTGCCGCTCGGCATCGCGCCGATGGGCCTTTGCGATCTCGCCTGGCCGGGAGCGGACCGTCTGCTCGCCGCGGAGGCCGGCGGGCGCGGCATTGCGCACTGCCTGTCGACCGCGGCATCGACCCCGCTCGAAGAGAGCCGTCGCATCGCCGGCGAGCGGGCCTGGTTCCAGCTCTATGTCAGCGCGAGCGCCGAGGAGGGGCTCGCGCTTGCGGACCGCGCCGCTGTCGCCGGCTATCGGACCCTCGTTTTCACGGTCGACGTTCCCCGGGTCGCGCGTCGCCCTCGCGACGTGCGCAACGGCTTCGGGTTGCCCTTCCGGATCGGGCCCGGCCAGGCGCTCGACCTCGCGCTCCACCCACGCTGGACGCTCGCGACGATCGCGGCGGGCATACCGCGGCCCGCGAATTTCCCCGCGTCCGGAGCCAACGGCTTCGACCGCAATGCGAGCCGTACCGGTGCCAACTGGGAGTTCCTCGACCGGTTGCGCGCACGCTGGAGGGGCATGCTCATCGTCAAGGGTGTCATGGCCGTCGAGGATGCAAGGCGGATCAGGAACGCAGGGGCCGATGCGGTTTGGGTCTCCAACCACGGCGGCCGCCAGCTCGATAGCGCTCCGTCCTCCATCGCCGTGCTGCCGGCGATCCGCGCTGCCGTCGGCCGTGATTATCCTCTCCTCGTGGATGGTGGCATCCGCTGCGGTGAGGATATCGTCAAGGCGCTCGCCTGCGGCGCCAATATCGCCATGCTGGGCCGGCCATTCCTCTTTGCCATAGCTGCGGGCGGCGCCGGTGGCCTTTGCGCCTTCCTCGACATGCTGGCGGAAGAAATTGCCATAACGCTCGCCCAGATCGGGCGAGTGAGCGTCTCCGACATCGACGCGGAGGTGCTCGCCGAGCGTGCGCCCGCCTCATCGCGGCTAGATTTGTCCCCCCCTCAAGCGGAGGTTCCCAACCCATGA
- a CDS encoding dimethylsulfoniopropionate demethylase, whose product MSTSGLNMSRRIRRTPYTDKVEQHGVRGFSVVNHMLLPKAFGPTVEEDFLHLREHVQIWDVSCQRQVEITGPDAARLVQWMTPRDLRRARIGQCLYVPLIDETAGMVNDPVLLKLAEDRFWLSIADSDVLLWAKGLAIGARLDVSVDEPDVSPLAVQGPKAEDLMASIFGEHVRQIRYFRFGHVDFRGTRQLVARTGYSRPGGFEIFLDDSALGPLLWDTIWQAGRRFEMTPGCPNLPDRIEAGLLSYGNEFTRANNPLECGMARYCTLDGSIDYIGREALEAIARRGIERQIRGVLFDGGPCPPCGKPWPVLVGATEVGRITSAGWSPRLQRNVGLSMIEKGAWAPGTRVTIESIDGVRRDGVVSALPFE is encoded by the coding sequence ATGTCCACCTCCGGCCTCAACATGTCGCGGCGCATCCGCCGCACGCCCTACACCGACAAGGTCGAGCAGCACGGCGTGCGCGGCTTCTCGGTCGTCAACCACATGCTGCTGCCCAAGGCTTTCGGGCCGACGGTCGAGGAGGATTTCCTGCACCTGCGCGAGCACGTGCAGATCTGGGACGTCTCCTGCCAGCGTCAGGTCGAGATCACCGGGCCGGATGCCGCCCGCCTCGTGCAGTGGATGACACCGCGTGATCTGCGGCGCGCCAGGATCGGGCAGTGCCTCTATGTGCCGCTCATCGATGAGACGGCCGGGATGGTCAACGACCCCGTTCTCTTGAAGCTCGCCGAGGATCGCTTCTGGCTTTCGATCGCCGATTCCGACGTGTTGCTCTGGGCAAAGGGTCTTGCCATCGGCGCCCGCCTCGACGTCTCGGTCGACGAGCCGGATGTCTCGCCGCTTGCCGTGCAGGGACCCAAGGCCGAGGACCTCATGGCCAGCATCTTTGGCGAGCATGTTCGCCAGATCCGCTACTTCCGCTTCGGCCATGTGGACTTTCGCGGAACGCGCCAACTCGTCGCGCGCACGGGCTACTCGCGGCCCGGCGGTTTCGAGATCTTCCTCGACGACAGCGCCCTCGGCCCCCTGCTCTGGGATACGATCTGGCAAGCCGGCCGGCGCTTCGAGATGACGCCCGGTTGCCCCAATCTGCCCGACCGGATCGAGGCCGGCCTCCTCTCCTACGGCAACGAGTTCACGCGCGCGAACAACCCGCTCGAATGCGGCATGGCGCGGTATTGCACGCTCGACGGCTCGATCGACTACATCGGGCGCGAGGCGCTCGAGGCGATCGCAAGGCGCGGCATCGAAAGGCAGATCCGAGGCGTCCTGTTCGACGGTGGTCCCTGCCCGCCCTGCGGCAAGCCCTGGCCGGTCCTCGTGGGTGCGACCGAGGTCGGCCGGATCACATCGGCTGGCTGGTCGCCGCGGCTGCAGCGCAACGTCGGGCTCTCGATGATCGAGAAAGGCGCCTGGGCTCCTGGCACGCGCGTGACCATCGAGAGCATTGACGGCGTGCGCAGGGATGGGGTCGTATCCGCTTTACCGTTCGAATGA
- a CDS encoding EamA family transporter yields MSSLGQRSREFWASIGIIVAGAMWGLFWIPLRAISEIGLTDAWPGAVVALGTMIVLLPYVMLRRHSMLRQWRQIALAGMVTVSAFSLYASGLLLTDVVRGILLFYITPVWGTLLGILFLGERLTLSRIAALTCGLGGLAVILGDTGGWPWPRNIGDWLALASGFTWACGSLLLFRLGTIGVAGQMLAFVTGSLIVSIATILILGETYGPRPAPAALGSGLLWGIAAALYFVPMLFLTIWPTTVVPPARIGILMMSDVVVGVVSAALLSGEPFTMREAIGAALIMLASLIEIRSRQQITPLSPAEAK; encoded by the coding sequence ATGTCGAGCCTCGGGCAGCGCAGCAGGGAATTCTGGGCGAGCATCGGCATCATCGTTGCCGGTGCCATGTGGGGGCTGTTCTGGATACCCCTGCGCGCGATCTCCGAAATCGGGTTGACGGACGCCTGGCCGGGCGCCGTCGTGGCGTTGGGCACCATGATCGTCCTGCTGCCCTATGTCATGCTGCGCCGGCACTCCATGCTGCGGCAATGGCGTCAGATCGCGCTTGCCGGAATGGTGACGGTTTCGGCCTTCAGCCTCTATGCCAGCGGCCTCCTGCTCACCGACGTCGTGCGGGGAATTCTTCTCTTCTACATCACGCCGGTCTGGGGCACGCTGCTCGGCATCCTCTTTCTGGGGGAGCGCCTGACGCTGAGCCGCATCGCCGCCCTCACCTGCGGCCTCGGAGGCCTCGCCGTCATACTCGGCGACACGGGTGGCTGGCCGTGGCCGCGCAACATCGGGGACTGGCTGGCTCTCGCCTCAGGCTTCACCTGGGCTTGTGGCTCGCTGCTGCTTTTCCGCCTCGGCACGATCGGCGTGGCGGGACAGATGCTCGCCTTCGTGACCGGCTCGCTGATCGTCTCGATCGCGACGATCCTGATCCTCGGCGAGACCTACGGGCCCCGACCGGCACCGGCCGCCCTCGGGTCCGGTCTCCTCTGGGGGATCGCCGCGGCGCTCTACTTCGTGCCGATGCTCTTTCTGACCATCTGGCCGACCACGGTCGTGCCGCCAGCCCGCATCGGTATCCTGATGATGAGCGACGTCGTCGTCGGCGTGGTGAGCGCCGCACTCCTTTCGGGCGAACCTTTCACCATGCGCGAAGCGATCGGCGCGGCGCTCATCATGCTGGCCTCGCTGATCGAAATCCGCTCGCGCCAGCAGATCACACCCCTTTCCCCTGCCGAAGCGAAATGA
- a CDS encoding molybdopterin-dependent oxidoreductase, with translation MTAHDKSLAERIAEIKGATVVKSFCYTCPWQCPTEVYVRDGRIVYHKGNEAAPNNIGTRCAKGMASWWVTQDPDRLKFPMLRTSPKGSAPQFKRISWDEAYKFIAGKLKAIREAHGPEAVAYMTHHDPNSGFMTALLCDLYGTPNVSVGHAMGCEGDRRHACLTTFGHIFPMHDFGPSKYVMIWGMNNLGANQGLSESRALLQAKKKGARLVVVDPAFTETAQKADEWVPIRPGTDAALALAMAHVIVSENLHDKPFVDKYCEGFGGYRDHLLAKGYTPAWAAEITGIPAETIARLAREFAGTKPAIACTFKGAGYYTNGNDGSRAIFLLDAITGQVDNPGNIHLKDWAPIGPAVAIPEEAKTKPSKPPLAHAMGYPLAPLTGYPVYPEIPNTRLPEAILEGKPYPIRGVFVHASNPIMSDPNRERMQAAFRGLDLAVAMELYMSETAEECDIVLPETSFYEHAEIRQGMWMGAEAILCQPAVERVGEAKPTYEIVQGIAREMGWGEHFTYETWEDWARPMVAGLPITLEELKERGFWAGDIRYGRYKEGLPTPSGKIEIRSGAYESCGLNPYPEWRERSVVPDEDYPLQLTHSKLSMHCNIVTQNNPYLMEICGENWVEINSQDAARFGISDGQLVWLESPKDKIRITAKVVEGVVPGCVSVRHGHGFGHWAMGAVAKGKGAHSNNLMDSHQNPVTGTNSYNECKVRVRRA, from the coding sequence ATGACCGCCCACGACAAGTCGCTCGCTGAACGGATCGCGGAAATCAAAGGCGCAACGGTCGTCAAGAGCTTCTGCTACACGTGCCCCTGGCAGTGCCCGACAGAGGTCTATGTCCGCGACGGGCGCATCGTCTATCACAAGGGCAACGAGGCCGCCCCGAACAACATCGGCACGCGCTGCGCCAAGGGCATGGCGAGCTGGTGGGTGACGCAGGACCCCGACCGCCTCAAGTTCCCGATGCTGCGCACCAGCCCCAAGGGCAGCGCGCCGCAGTTCAAGCGCATCTCGTGGGACGAAGCCTACAAATTCATCGCCGGCAAGCTGAAGGCGATCCGTGAGGCGCACGGTCCGGAGGCCGTCGCCTACATGACGCACCACGATCCGAATTCCGGCTTCATGACGGCGCTTCTGTGCGATCTCTACGGTACGCCGAACGTCTCCGTCGGGCATGCCATGGGCTGCGAGGGTGACCGCCGGCACGCCTGCCTCACGACCTTCGGACACATCTTCCCGATGCACGATTTCGGTCCCTCGAAATACGTGATGATCTGGGGCATGAACAACCTCGGCGCCAACCAGGGCCTATCGGAAAGCCGTGCACTGCTGCAGGCCAAGAAGAAGGGCGCCCGCCTCGTGGTGGTCGATCCCGCCTTCACGGAAACCGCGCAGAAGGCGGACGAATGGGTGCCCATCCGCCCGGGCACCGACGCCGCCCTCGCCCTTGCGATGGCCCACGTGATCGTCAGCGAAAATCTCCATGACAAGCCGTTCGTCGACAAATATTGCGAAGGCTTCGGAGGCTATCGCGACCATCTCCTCGCCAAGGGTTACACCCCCGCCTGGGCGGCCGAGATCACCGGCATTCCCGCCGAGACCATCGCGCGCCTCGCCCGCGAGTTCGCCGGCACCAAACCGGCGATCGCCTGCACCTTCAAGGGCGCCGGCTACTACACCAACGGCAACGACGGCTCGCGCGCGATATTCCTCCTCGACGCGATCACCGGACAGGTCGACAATCCCGGCAACATCCACCTCAAGGATTGGGCGCCGATCGGCCCCGCCGTCGCCATTCCCGAGGAGGCCAAGACGAAGCCGTCGAAGCCGCCGCTGGCGCACGCCATGGGATATCCGCTCGCGCCGCTCACCGGATATCCCGTCTATCCGGAAATCCCGAACACGCGCCTGCCCGAAGCCATCCTCGAGGGCAAGCCCTATCCGATCCGCGGCGTTTTCGTCCACGCTTCGAACCCGATCATGAGCGATCCGAACCGCGAGCGCATGCAAGCCGCTTTCCGTGGCCTCGATCTCGCCGTCGCCATGGAACTCTACATGTCCGAGACAGCCGAGGAGTGTGACATCGTGCTCCCGGAAACCTCCTTCTACGAGCACGCCGAAATTCGCCAGGGCATGTGGATGGGCGCCGAAGCGATCCTCTGCCAACCAGCCGTCGAGCGCGTCGGGGAAGCAAAGCCGACTTACGAGATCGTCCAGGGCATCGCACGGGAGATGGGCTGGGGCGAGCACTTCACATACGAGACCTGGGAGGACTGGGCGCGCCCGATGGTCGCCGGCCTTCCGATCACTCTGGAGGAGTTGAAGGAGCGCGGCTTCTGGGCCGGCGACATCCGCTACGGGCGCTACAAGGAAGGTTTGCCGACCCCCTCGGGCAAGATCGAGATCCGATCCGGCGCCTATGAGAGCTGCGGCCTCAATCCTTACCCCGAATGGCGCGAGCGCAGCGTGGTGCCGGACGAGGATTACCCTCTCCAGCTGACCCACTCCAAGCTCTCCATGCACTGCAACATCGTCACCCAGAACAACCCCTATCTCATGGAGATTTGCGGCGAGAACTGGGTGGAGATCAATTCGCAGGATGCCGCCCGCTTCGGCATCTCGGACGGCCAGTTGGTCTGGCTCGAGAGCCCGAAGGACAAGATCAGGATCACGGCCAAGGTCGTCGAAGGCGTCGTGCCGGGCTGCGTTTCCGTCCGCCACGGCCACGGGTTCGGTCATTGGGCCATGGGCGCGGTCGCGAAAGGCAAGGGCGCCCACTCGAACAATCTGATGGATTCTCACCAGAACCCGGTGACGGGAACGAACTCCTACAACGAGTGCAAGGTGCGCGTCAGGCGGGCCTGA
- a CDS encoding LysR family transcriptional regulator — protein sequence MSGDAMNARQLEAFRAAMRAGSISGAARLLNISQPSVSRLIGDLERSVGFQLFARNGRGIIATIEARRLNSAVESMFIGIDRLKEVAASIRETTAGEVTLGIIPALTYRVMPEAVARVHAMRPDLRIEVRVRNTPALIEAVSLQQIDLAVISPRRLPEQLFVIHEMMLRHVCIVPEYHPEARNSEPLDLTSIAPNEFVMYDAVNRSLVGGPLADAEFAGFNPTLTSPSTPAVAALARATGKLAVVDPYSAAAAVALGGIVIRRVKQKVATPLVIIARGPDTLSLTARELANELIAELATKLRSIASPNK from the coding sequence ATGTCAGGAGATGCCATGAATGCTCGCCAGCTCGAGGCATTCCGGGCTGCGATGCGCGCCGGCTCGATCAGCGGAGCCGCCCGCCTGCTCAACATCTCCCAACCGAGTGTCAGCCGCCTCATCGGGGACCTCGAGCGCTCGGTGGGCTTTCAGCTCTTTGCGCGCAACGGGCGCGGCATCATCGCGACCATCGAGGCACGCCGGCTCAACTCCGCCGTCGAGAGCATGTTCATCGGCATCGATCGGCTGAAGGAGGTTGCAGCCTCGATCCGCGAGACCACGGCAGGAGAGGTTACGCTCGGCATCATCCCGGCCCTGACCTATAGGGTCATGCCCGAGGCTGTGGCGCGCGTGCATGCCATGCGGCCAGACCTCAGGATCGAGGTGAGAGTGCGCAACACGCCGGCGCTCATCGAGGCGGTCTCTCTGCAGCAGATCGACCTTGCCGTGATCAGCCCACGCCGGCTGCCCGAGCAGCTCTTCGTGATCCACGAAATGATGCTTCGGCACGTCTGCATCGTTCCGGAATACCATCCCGAGGCACGCAACTCCGAACCGCTCGACCTCACCAGCATAGCCCCGAACGAGTTCGTCATGTACGACGCGGTCAACCGCAGCCTGGTTGGCGGGCCGCTCGCGGATGCCGAATTCGCTGGCTTCAATCCGACCCTCACGTCGCCCTCGACACCCGCTGTCGCGGCGCTCGCACGTGCGACGGGCAAGCTGGCCGTCGTCGATCCCTACTCGGCAGCGGCCGCGGTCGCGCTCGGCGGGATCGTGATCCGCCGGGTCAAACAGAAGGTGGCAACACCGCTCGTCATCATCGCCCGCGGTCCCGATACCTTGTCCCTCACCGCCCGAGAACTCGCCAACGAGCTGATCGCGGAACTCGCGACCAAGTTACGGTCCATAGCGTCACCGAATAAATAG
- a CDS encoding 5-hydroxyisourate hydrolase yields the protein MATLTTHTLDGSNGTHAGGVGVRLFRLDSSGARTALFERETDAGGRLSVEVEIPSGHESSTYELVFASGRYFDHRQVPGHRIMREIVLRFVMPDPACHYHLPIILSPNSCSAWWSS from the coding sequence ATGGCGACGCTCACCACTCACACCCTCGACGGCAGCAACGGCACGCATGCCGGCGGTGTCGGTGTCCGGCTCTTCAGGCTCGATTCATCGGGAGCGCGGACAGCTTTGTTCGAGCGCGAAACCGATGCCGGTGGCCGGCTCTCGGTCGAGGTCGAGATTCCATCCGGGCACGAGTCCTCGACCTACGAACTGGTCTTTGCATCAGGCCGCTACTTCGATCATCGCCAGGTGCCCGGCCACCGCATCATGCGCGAGATCGTGCTCCGCTTCGTCATGCCCGATCCCGCCTGTCATTATCACCTCCCGATCATTCTCTCCCCCAACAGCTGCTCGGCCTGGTGGTCGAGCTGA